CTTGATAAGGAATATTATCTACATCATTTCTCAATTCAGAAAGTAAAAAGCAAAGGGAATTATTACGGTTTGATTTTTGGATCCAATCATACGCTTGGTATGGAGAAATTCTTAAAAGTATGTTGGCAAAAAGATAAATTTTCAGGAGAATCAAATTTTAATATTGATGATGATTTTGAAGAAGGAACATTATTCTTTAATTCTGATAAATCGAACAAAAAAGAGAAAGTTAAAACTCTTTTAACCAATATGATACTTGAAGGTAAGATAAAAGACAACATATCAGGATTGAAATATACATTAAGATTAGGATGTGAACCTTCTTTGTTTACAAACGTTGTAAAAGAATTAGAAAAGGATAAAAAAGTGAACAGGAATGGTGTACTAAATTACGGTTCTGTCAATATTCATAAAATTAAACGATATTTTATAAACTTAACAAAATAACAAAATGTCAAAAATAGAATGGACAGAACAAACCTGGAATCCGTCAATTGGTTGTAATAAAGTGAGTACAGGTTGCCAAAACTGCTATGCTGAGGCAATGGCAAGGCGATTAAAAGCAATGGGTACAAAAGGCTATGAAAATGGTTTTGAATTTTCTATAATGCCTGAACGTCTTGAACAACCTTTAAATGTCAAAAAGCCTACAAAGTTTTTTGTTAATTCTATGAGTGATTTGTTTCACGAAAAAATGCCTTTTGTTTATCTTGATGCTATTTTTGAAGTCATAGAAAAAACATCTCGACATACTTACCAAATTCTCACCAAAAGAGAAAAAGTAATGTCAGAATATTTTAAAGATAAGAATTTACCCAAAAATGTTTGGCTTGGTGTTACTGTTGAAAGCAAGGATACAAAACACAGAATTGACTTTTTAGGAAATATCAATGCAACAATCAGATTCATTTCAATGGAACCACTTCTTGAAGACATAGGCATACTTGATTTGAATAATATCCATTGGGTAATTGTTGGTGGTGAAAGTGGAATAAAAGCAAGACCAATGAAAAGTGAATGGGCTTTGAACATAAAAAAACAATGCGAACAACAAAAAATAGCATTCTTTTTTAAACAATGGGGAAATTGGGGTGCAGATGGTATTAAAAGAAACAAAAAGCTGAACGGAAGAAAATTAAATGGAAAAATATATGATGAATATCCCGAATTGATTGAAGAATATTTTGAATAGTCTTATCCTAAAATAGCTATACACAAACTGAAAAAAAAGCAACCATAAATCAGGTTAAGACA
The Bacteroidales bacterium genome window above contains:
- a CDS encoding phage Gp37/Gp68 family protein, whose translation is MSKIEWTEQTWNPSIGCNKVSTGCQNCYAEAMARRLKAMGTKGYENGFEFSIMPERLEQPLNVKKPTKFFVNSMSDLFHEKMPFVYLDAIFEVIEKTSRHTYQILTKREKVMSEYFKDKNLPKNVWLGVTVESKDTKHRIDFLGNINATIRFISMEPLLEDIGILDLNNIHWVIVGGESGIKARPMKSEWALNIKKQCEQQKIAFFFKQWGNWGADGIKRNKKLNGRKLNGKIYDEYPELIEEYFE